The proteins below come from a single Cannabis sativa cultivar Pink pepper isolate KNU-18-1 chromosome 3, ASM2916894v1, whole genome shotgun sequence genomic window:
- the LOC115711704 gene encoding zinc finger CCCH domain-containing protein 30 has translation MCSGPESSKSSSSSSTAETASNTKEMNGLIVKTEDSLSNLLELASDNDVDGFKRSIEQDSSSINDVGVWYSRRKGAKHIVSEYRTPLMVAATYGSVDVLKLVLSCPEVDVNLSCGVHKSTALHCAASGGSVNALDVVKLLLSAGADPNLMDVNGHRPVDVIVIHPKLQGMKAIFEELLSKDAFGGSGVGEHPMHLSINCSKSDSSTLSSSPDNEVRSPHSVSSPVISKMSDLPHISTLEKKEYPIDPSIPDIKNSIYATDEFRMFSFKVRPCSRAYSHDWTECPFVHPGENARRRDPRKFHYSCVPCPEFRKGACRRGDLCEYAHGVFECWLHPAQYRTRLCKDGTSCNRRVCFFAHRTEELRPLYVSTGSGVPSPRASASGPNGPSVMDMAAALSLFPGSPSSVSGMSPSPFTQPMSPSANGMSHSSMAWPQPNVPTLHLPGSNLQSSRLRSSLSARDIPPEDLNMLLELDAQQQLFNDMNCFSQPRMSSASVNRSCRSKTLTPSNLEELFSAEISSSPRYSDHMTASTFSPTRKSALLNQFQHQQQCMLSPINTAVMSPKTVDHPLLQASFGVQSPGRMSPRSVEPISPMSARLSAFSQREQQQHQQQLRSLSSRELGSNHTSSVVGSPVNWSKWGSPNGKLDWSVNNGEDHNRMKRSSSLEFGNNNGEEPDLSWVQSLVKESPPEMMKDKAAPSVTNGAPASGEGLNSKSKIESIDHSVLGAWVEQMQLA, from the coding sequence ATGTGTAGTGGTCCAGAGAGTTCAaaatcttcatcttcttcatctacTGCCGAAACTGCGTCTAACACCAAAGAAATGAATGGTCTTATTGTTAAAACTGAAGATTCTCTAAGTAATTTACTGGAACTTGCATCTGATAATGATGTTGACGGCTTTAAGCGCTCAATTGAGCAGGATTCTTCTTCAATTAACGATGTTGGAGTCTGGTATAGCCGCCGTAAAGGTGCCAAGCACATTGTTTCTGAGTATAGAACTCCATTAATGGTTGCTGCCACTTATGGTAGTGTTGATGTGCTGAAGCTTGTGCTCTCGTGTCCTGAGGTTGATGTAAATCTATCTTGTGGTGTGCACAAAAGTACTGCTCTTCATTGTGCTGCTTCTGGTGGATCTGTTAATGCTCTCGATGTTGTCAAGCTGCTTTTATCTGCTGGTGCTGATCCAAACTTGATGGACGTCAATGGTCATCGCCCTGTTGATGTGATTGTCATTCATCCAAAGCTGCAAGGCATGAAAGCTATATTTGAGGAGCTATTGTCAAAAGATGCTTTTGGTGGCTCTGGTGTTGGTGAACACCCTATGCATCTGTCCATTAATTGCTCGAAGTCAGATTCATCAACACTTTCTTCTTCTCCTGACAATGAAGTGCGCTCTCCTCACTCAGTTTCATCTCCTGTGATTTCCAAGATGTCTGATCTGCCTCATATCTCTACACTTGAGAAAAAGGAGTATCCAATCGATCCTTCCATCCCCGACATCAAGAACAGCATTTATGCAACGGACGAATTTCGCATGTTCTCTTTTAAGGTTCGACCATGTTCACGAGCGTATTCACATGATTGGACTGAATGCCCTTTTGTTCATCCAGGAGAAAATGCTCGAAGGAGAGATCCGAGGAAGTTCCACTACAGCTGTGTTCCCTGTCCTGAATTCAGGAAAGGAGCTTGTAGGCGTGGGGACTTGTGTGAGTATGCTCATGGCGTGTTTGAGTGCTGGCTGCACCCAGCTCAGTACCGTACCCGTCTCTGTAAGGATGGTACCAGCTGCAATAGAAGGGTATGCTTTTTTGCCCACAGAACTGAAGAGCTTCGACCTTTGTATGTCTCCACTGGATCTGGAGTCCCTTCGCCACGTGCATCAGCATCTGGTCCAAATGGACCTAGTGTTATGGACATGGCTGCTGCGTTGAGTCTCTTTCCCGGCTCTCCATCATCAGTCTCTGGCATGTCTCCCTCTCCCTTTACGCAGCCCATGTCACCTTCAGCAAATGGTATGTCCCATTCCTCAATGGCTTGGCCGCAGCCTAATGTCCCAACGCTTCATCTCCCTGGAAGTAACCTTCAATCAAGCCGACTGAGATCTTCACTCAGTGCTCGTGACATACCACCTGAGGATTTGAACATGTTGCTTGAACTCGATGCCCAACAGCAGCTTTTTAATGACATGAACTGTTTTTCTCAGCCTAGGATGAGTTCTGCTTCAGTCAATCGTTCTTGTCGGTCAAAAACATTAACACCTTCCAACCTCGAAGAGCTCTTTTCTGCTGAGATCTCTTCATCACCTCGATACTCTGACCATATGACAGCTTCCACATTTTCCCCTACTCGTAAATCAGCGTTGCTAAACCAGTTTCAACATCAGCAGCAGTGCATGCTATCACCAATTAACACTGCTGTTATGTCACCCAAAACAGTGGACCACCCTCTTTTACAGGCTTCATTTGGTGTTCAATCTCCTGGAAGGATGTCTCCTAGGAGTGTTGAGCCAATCTCACCAATGAGTGCACGCCTCTCTGCCTTTTCGCAGCGTGAGCAACAGCAGCACCAGCAGCAACTGCGCAGCCTCAGCTCAAGGGAACTTGGATCGAACCACACTTCATCAGTTGTCGGTTCCCCTGTAAATTGGTCTAAATGGGGTTCTCCCAACGGAAAGTTGGATTGGTCTGTCAACAACGGAGAAGACCACAATCGAATGAAAAGATCTTCTTCACTCGAATTCGGAAACAACAATGGGGAGGAGCCAGACCTGTCGTGGGTCCAGTCTCTTGTCAAGGAATCACCACCTGAGATGATGAAAGATAAGGCGGCACCTTCAGTTACAAATGGTGCCCCAGCATCCGGTGAGGGTCTGAATTCCAAATCCAAAATCGAGTCCATCGATCACTCTGTTTTAGGAGCTTGGGTTGAACAGATGCAGCTAGCTTGA
- the LOC115711456 gene encoding uncharacterized protein LOC115711456: MARFLTSQYIKRVYTNSGNNGTTSIGLNIPRYKLYSQYRCSDRVHASLPLYNSTKTSFSRNFSVFSAQIAWKRLSQNCYSNNATTISSINRIAQAISLAITRSHPIVPGIFAFTCGQVAWAERSFMEVEHHHHHTSKNSFYMYAQDGHAYITSLLWSILEGVMLFIRALYLSILFTPSVMMAPFADSFGVQFRKTWLLVVHRTLEKAGPAFIKWGQWAATRPDLFPRDLCNQLSELHTKAPEHSFEYTKKSIERAFGRKLSEIFENFEETPVASGSIAQVHRASLRFRYPGQKVKPMTVAVKVRHPGVGDLIKRDFMIINFVAKASNFIPTLKWLRLDESVQQFAVFMMSQVDLAREAAHLSRFIYNFRQWKDVSFPKPVYPLVHPAVLVETFEQGECVSHYVDELEGHTRIKSALAHIGTNALLKMLLVDNFIHADMHPGNILVRVGQSDSPRKRLLKSKPHVVFLDVGMTAELSGSDRVNLLEFFKAVARRDGRTAAESTLRLSKQQKCPNPKAFIKDVEESFTFWGTPEGEHVHPVECIQQLLEKVRRHRVNIDGNVCTVMVTTLVLEGWQCKLDPGYNVMDTLQTLLYKADWAKSLSYTIEGLIAP, from the exons ATGGCAAG ATTTTTGACTTCTCAATATATCAAGAGAGTTTATACAAATTCAGGGAACAATGGGACAACTTCCATAGGGCTAAATATTCCCAGATACAAATTGTACTCACAATACAGATGTTCTGATAGAGTTCATGCTTCATTGCCACTGTATAACAGCACCAAGACTAGTTTTTCCAGGAATTTCTCAGTGTTTTCAGCCCAAATTGCATGGAAAAGGCTTTCTCAAAACTGTTATTCCAATAATGCTACTACTATTTCCTCCATAAATAGGATTGCTCAAGCTATCAGCTTAGCGATAACTCGGTCTCATCCCATTGTTCCTGGTATTTTCGCCTTCACTTGTGGACAGGTAGCATGGGCAGAGAGATCATTCATGGAAGTAgaacaccaccaccaccacacatcaaagaattctttttatatgtatgcACAAGATGGGCATGCTTACATAACCTCATTACTTTGGTCAATTTTAGAAGGAGTAATGTTGTTTATAAGAGCTCTCTATTTATCGATTTTGTTCACACCTAGTGTAATGATGGCACCTTTTGCGGATAGTTTTGGAGTTCAGTTCAGGAAAACTTGGCTTCTGGTGGTTCATCGTACCTTGGAGAAAGCAGGGCCAGCATTCATCAAATGGGGTCAATGGGCTGCTACACGGCCTGATCTTTTCCCTCGGGATTTATGCAACCAGCTTTCTGAGCTTCATACAAAAGCGCCTGAACATAGTTTTGAGTATACAAAGAAAAGTATTGAAAGAGCATTTGGCCGCAAATTATCTGAAATATTTGAGAATTTTGAAGAGACGCCCGTGGCATCTGGAAGTATTGCTCAGGTGCATCGAGCTTCTTTGAGGTTTCGTTACCCTGGTCAAAAGGTTAAGCCAATGACGGTTGCTGTGAAAGTCAGGCATCCTGGTGTTGGTGACTTAATTAAGAGAGATTTTATGATAATAAATTTTGTAGCAAAAGCTTCTAATTTCATTCCTACATTGAAATGGTTAAGACTGGATGAAAGTGTACAGCAGTTTGCGGTTTTCATGATGTCCCAAGTTGATCTCGCGAGAGAAGCTGCTCACTTGAGCCGATTTATATACAATTTCCGCCAATGGAAGGATGTTTCATTCCCTAAGCCTGTCTATCCGCTTGTGCACCCTGCTGTTCTGGTGGAAACTTTTGAGCAAGGGGAGTGTGTTTCACACTATGTTGATGAACTCGAAGGCCATACTCGAATCAAATCAGCACTTGCTCACATTGGCACAAATGCACTCCTAAAGATGCTCCTG gTGGACAACTTTATACATGCAGATATGCATCCGGGAAATATCCTTGTTCGGGTAGGTCAGAGCGATTCTCCTCGAAAACGGCTTTTGAAATCTAAACCTCATGTCGTATTCCTCGATGTAGGCATGACTGCTGAACTATCTGGAAGTGACAGAGTAAATTTACTAGAATTTTTCAAAGCCGTTGCTCGTCGGGATGGTCGCACAGCTGCTGAGAGCACATTGAGGCTATCTAAACAACAAAAGTGCCCAAATCCAAAGGCATTCATTAAG GATGTGGAGGAATCATTCACATTTTGGGGTACACCAGAAGGTGAGCATGTACATCCTGTTGAGTGCATACAACAATTGCTTGAAAAAGTTAGGCGTCATAGAGTCAACATCGATGGCAATGTCTGTACCGTTATGGTAACAACATTGGTTCTTGAG GGTTGGCAATGTAAACTTGATCCTGGCTACAATGTTATGGATACTCTGCAAACTTTGCTCTACAAAGCTGATTGGGCTAAGTCTCTTTCTTACACAATTGAGGGGTTGATAGCCCCATGA